A window of Citrus sinensis cultivar Valencia sweet orange chromosome 7, DVS_A1.0, whole genome shotgun sequence contains these coding sequences:
- the LOC102626047 gene encoding uncharacterized protein LOC102626047, whose protein sequence is MTCIINSTQSLVLATAMVVSSTVLFLAFSKQKNDSKEPQEETLRSCLYSEEKKRGRKKKRVQFAENVKDTAGNGEEYRKEYNKKFTKQFDRTCRNDQIQGMPANRVALYNGILRDRVHRMEYSY, encoded by the exons ATGACTTGTATCATTAACTCTACTCAATCTTTAGTCTTGGCAACTGCCATGGTCGTCTCCAGCACTGTCCTCTTTCTTGCTTTCTCCAAGCAAAAAAATGATTCTAAAGAACCTCAAGAGGAAACTCTTCGTTCTTGCTTGTATTCAG aggagaagaagagggggaggaagaagaagagggtGCAATTTGCGGAGAATGTGAAGGACACAGCTGGGAACGGAGAGGAGTACAGGAAAGAGTACAAcaagaaatttacaaaacaatttgataGAACTTGCAGAAATGATCAAATTCAAGGGATGCCCGCTAATAGGGTTGCTTTGTACAATGGAATTCTTAGAGACAGAGTCCACAGAATGGAGTACTCATATTGA
- the LOC102625001 gene encoding uncharacterized protein LOC102625001 isoform X1, with protein MHGSSGCLGCFIRPPVNTSASNLSKELGVPGRSAGKRSISEDFWTTSTCDMDNSAVQSQGSISSLGTNNLIPDTNGGSGSASAPSEFVNHGFLLWNQTRQRWIGNKKAENRTHQVREPKLNTHCLCLVKKFWLCSWNATYESLLGSNKPFPQPIPLSEMVDFLVDIWEQEGMYD; from the exons ATGCATGGG AGCAGTGGCTGTCTTGGATGCTTTATTAGGCCCCCAGTAAACACCTCTGCAAGTAACCTATCAAAAGAATTAGGAGTTCCAGGTCGTTCAGCAGGGAAACGTAGCATATCAGAAGATTTTTGGACCACCAGCACCTGTGATATGGACAACAGTGCAGTTCAGTCACAAGGAAGCATCTCATCACTTGGCACAAACAATCTGATCCCTGACACTAATGGTGGTTCTGGGAGTGCTAGTGCACCTTCAGAGTTTGTAAACCATG GTTTTCTTCTCTGGAATCAGACCAGACAGCGTTGGATAGGAAATAAAAAGGCTGAGAACCGAACTCATCAAGTTCGTGAACCCAAATTAAA CACTCATTGTCTCTGCCTGGTTAAAAAATTCTGGCTTTGCAGTTGGAACGCAACATATGAAAGTTTGCTTGGGAGCAACAAACCATTTCCTCAACCTATTCCTCTTTCA GAAATGGTAGATTTTCTTGTGGACATTTGGGAGCAGGAGGGAATGTATGATTGA
- the LOC102625001 gene encoding uncharacterized protein LOC102625001 isoform X3, which produces MHGSSGCLGCFIRPPVNTSASNLSKELGVPGRSAGKRSISEDFWTTSTCDMDNSAVQSQGSISSLGTNNLIPDTNGGSGSASAPSEFVNHGFLLWNQTRQRWIGNKKAENRTHQVREPKLNWNATYESLLGSNKPFPQPIPLSEMVDFLVDIWEQEGMYD; this is translated from the exons ATGCATGGG AGCAGTGGCTGTCTTGGATGCTTTATTAGGCCCCCAGTAAACACCTCTGCAAGTAACCTATCAAAAGAATTAGGAGTTCCAGGTCGTTCAGCAGGGAAACGTAGCATATCAGAAGATTTTTGGACCACCAGCACCTGTGATATGGACAACAGTGCAGTTCAGTCACAAGGAAGCATCTCATCACTTGGCACAAACAATCTGATCCCTGACACTAATGGTGGTTCTGGGAGTGCTAGTGCACCTTCAGAGTTTGTAAACCATG GTTTTCTTCTCTGGAATCAGACCAGACAGCGTTGGATAGGAAATAAAAAGGCTGAGAACCGAACTCATCAAGTTCGTGAACCCAAATTAAA TTGGAACGCAACATATGAAAGTTTGCTTGGGAGCAACAAACCATTTCCTCAACCTATTCCTCTTTCA GAAATGGTAGATTTTCTTGTGGACATTTGGGAGCAGGAGGGAATGTATGATTGA
- the LOC102625001 gene encoding uncharacterized protein LOC102625001 isoform X2, protein MGGCLGCFIRPPVNTSASNLSKELGVPGRSAGKRSISEDFWTTSTCDMDNSAVQSQGSISSLGTNNLIPDTNGGSGSASAPSEFVNHGFLLWNQTRQRWIGNKKAENRTHQVREPKLNTHCLCLVKKFWLCSWNATYESLLGSNKPFPQPIPLSEMVDFLVDIWEQEGMYD, encoded by the exons ATGGG TGGCTGTCTTGGATGCTTTATTAGGCCCCCAGTAAACACCTCTGCAAGTAACCTATCAAAAGAATTAGGAGTTCCAGGTCGTTCAGCAGGGAAACGTAGCATATCAGAAGATTTTTGGACCACCAGCACCTGTGATATGGACAACAGTGCAGTTCAGTCACAAGGAAGCATCTCATCACTTGGCACAAACAATCTGATCCCTGACACTAATGGTGGTTCTGGGAGTGCTAGTGCACCTTCAGAGTTTGTAAACCATG GTTTTCTTCTCTGGAATCAGACCAGACAGCGTTGGATAGGAAATAAAAAGGCTGAGAACCGAACTCATCAAGTTCGTGAACCCAAATTAAA CACTCATTGTCTCTGCCTGGTTAAAAAATTCTGGCTTTGCAGTTGGAACGCAACATATGAAAGTTTGCTTGGGAGCAACAAACCATTTCCTCAACCTATTCCTCTTTCA GAAATGGTAGATTTTCTTGTGGACATTTGGGAGCAGGAGGGAATGTATGATTGA
- the LOC102624529 gene encoding 26.5 kDa heat shock protein, mitochondrial has protein sequence MALARLALRNVQQRVSTSSPSLANLHNNLGERSASTIGGVQRQKWSNELLKRFMATAANDEKKQDREVAVTEKRSRLFPRRRGRRGSLWRNNDIPVLAEFFPSGLGNALMQATENINRIFENLNFTPSQLMGRVKEQDDCYKLRYDVPGLGKDDVKITIHDGVLTIKGEHKEEEEESSDDEHWSARSYGYYNTSLALPDDAKADEIKAELKNGVLNIVIPRTEKPKQDVKEVRIH, from the exons ATGGCTTTGGCTCGTTTGGCTTTGAGGAACGTGCAGCAAAGGGTGTCAACTTCTTCCCCTTCTCTGGCAAATTTGCATAATAATCTTGGTGAGAGAAGTGCTAGTACCATCGGTGGTGTACAAAGGCAAAAGTGGAGTAATGAGTTGTTGAAGAGGTTCATGGCAACAGCTGCCAATGATGAGAAAAAACAAGACAGAGAAGTCGCCGTGACTGAAAAAAGATCAAGGCTCTTTCCAAGGAGAAGAGGCAGGAGGGGGAGTCTTTGGAGGAACAATGACATTCCCGTACTTGCTG AGTTCTTTCCTTCAGGGCTTGGAAATGCACTCATGCAAGCAACCGAAAACATTAACAGGATATTCGAAAACTTGAACTTCACACCATCACAACTCATGGGGCGGGTGAAAGAGCAAGACGACTGCTACAAGCTGCGGTATGACGTTCCGGGCCTAGGCAAAGATGATGTGAAGATCACCATTCATGATGGGGTTCTGACAATAAAGGGTGAGCAcaaggaagaggaagaggaaagCTCTGACGACGAACACTGGTCAGCAAGGAGCTATGGTTACTACAACACAAGCCTCGCGCTGCCTGATGATGCGAAGGCTGACGAGATTAAGGCCGAGTTGAAAAACGGGGTTCTTAATATTGTAATTCCTAGGACCGAAAAGCCTAAGCAGGATGTGAAGGAAGTGAGAATCCATTAG
- the LOC102622001 gene encoding EPIDERMAL PATTERNING FACTOR-like protein 8, with protein sequence MPIIMGTASRSSNDHRPHVTVAFIISLIIFLLLPLTSAGEKGNEYESLFKKKMVLGSKPPACVNKCSSCRPCVATLVVPSHKNLLKASFNSHGDDDSYYLLSWKCRCGNKLFQP encoded by the exons ATGCCGATCATCATGGGTACAGCATCAAGATCATCAAATGATCATCGCCCACATGTCACTGTGGCTTTCATCATTTCTCTCATAATATTCCTGCTGCTGCCTCTCACATCAGCAg gtGAAAAGGGTAATGAATATGAGAGtttgtttaaaaagaaaatggtgttGGGATCAAAGCCACCCGCCTGCGTCAACAAGTGCTCGAGTTGCAGGCCTTGTGTGGCCACTCTTGTTGTGCCTTCTCACAAGAATCTTCTTAAAGCGTCATTTAATTCTCATGGAGATGATGATAGTTATTATCTGCTTTCGTGGAAATGCAGATGTGGGAATAAGCTCTTTCAACCTTGA